The sequence below is a genomic window from Humulus lupulus chromosome 3, drHumLupu1.1, whole genome shotgun sequence.
TTCGTTATAAATAAATTTtggtgtaatttttttgttttgtttcatttatatgtatatatactgtGAACTATTGATCTCGGTTTCATTACAGTGTTTTCAACCACTTcatatcatatatatttatatataaagtttGTATGCATGATTACGTTTTCTGTgacttctatatatatattatgtttgatTATTTAACATATTATTTGTCATATTCTTTTGTTTCAATTTATGTTTGATTTATAGTATTTATATACTTTCTTTCTACATATCTGTTTTTCCTTTAGGATATCTTTTATAATATGCTATAAATATGTGTAATTTATGATACGTTGTAAttagtttctttttttaaaaaaaaattggtctatcatcctttctcttattttataaTGATATATATTGATTTGATTCTTACCTTTTACATTATTTACATAGGATCAAtataacttttttattttaattgtctTCACGTCCTTAAAAtccatataattttatatatgttatttttGTATTTTGATATGCTCTTAATGCCTcatgtttaatattttttttcccatGTCTGATTGTATAAATGCTTTTATTATCTCATTCAGATCTCCCTAATTCAATTAGTTTATgcgaatttttttttaagttttggtACTGTTTTAGGCAGTGAatacatatttataaattatCATATACCATTGTTTGAAACGTAAAATAACTAAATTTTGTCTAACACCAATCAGATATGGCTGAAAATATGGATGTCATTGCTATTGAAAGCATTGAAGGATCTCCCCGAACTCCAACTTCAACCACCAAGGACCAATCTAAGGGTTAGGCTGTGCAAGTTTCGGTACCATTGGTACCCACGGTCTCAACGGTTCCTGTGAACCATAATGAGAAACCGGATAAGTTCACTGGGGTGAACTTCAAAACGTGGCAGCAGAAAATGCTTTTCTATCTGACAACATTGAATCTTGCGAGATTCTTAAAAGAGGATCCTCCCTTTATTGGAGAGGATGAGATAGATGTGCAAACTCAGCAAGCAATTGACGCTTGGAAGCACGCTGAATTCCTGTGTAGGAATTATCTTCTGAATGGCTTATCTGACACTCTGTATGGTGTGTACAGTGTGAAGAAAACAGCCAAAGAATTGTGGAACTCTTTGGACCACAAATATAAGGCTGAAGATGCTGGCGCCAAGAAATTCTTGGTTGGTCAATTCTTGAACTTCAAGATGGTAGACTCCAAgaatgtgataagccaagtgCAAGAGCTTCAATTGATCATCCACGGGATCCATGCTGAAGGAATGGTTTTGAGTGAATCATTCCAAGTAGGTGCAATTATTGAGAAGCTACCCCCTGCATGGAAAGACTTCAAGAATTATTTGAAGCACAAGCGAAAGGAAATGAGTGTTGAAGATCTCATTCTCAGACTTCGCGTTGAAGAGGATAACCAAGGTAATGAGAAGCGAACCTTGAATCCTAATGCTGCCAAGGCAAACTTGATGGAGCATGATAGAGGCTCAAAGGGGAAGAATCCTAAGCACAAGCAAGGGCCCAAGTTGGGACCGAAAGGTGGAATTGCAAAGAAGCCAAAGTTCCAAGGGAAGTGCTTTAACTGTGGCAAGATGGGACATAAATCATCTGAGTGAAAATTGCGCAAGAAGAAAGGCAATGAGACCTATATGGTGGACGCGATATCCCAAGAGGTCGCTGAATTAGACTTATGTGTCGTGGTCTCTGAAGTCAACCTGGTGGATGCGAATCCAAAGGAATGGTGGCTCGACACTGGAGCTACTCGTCATATATGTGCAAACAAGTCAGCATTCTCTGATCTGACTACACTAGAAAATGGAGAGAAGCTCTACATGGGCAACTCGGCAACCTCTGAGATAAAAAGGGAAGGAACTGTGTTCTTGAAAATGACGTCTGGAAATAATGTCAAGCTGCAAAATGTACTGTATGTGCCTGACATTCGTAGGAATATGATATCTGGAACTCTGCTGAGTGTACATGGGTTCAAAATGGTGTTTGAATCTCATAAAATTGTACTCACTAAAGCGGGTGTTCCTATTGGGAAGGGTTATGTAAAAGAGGGCATGTGGAAGATGAATGTAATGGCTGTTAAGCCAAATGctgttattgataataataaagcTAGTACTTCCTCTGTTTACCTTCTTGAGTCTTCAAATTTATGGCATGGTAGACTAAGTCATGTTAATTATAATTCTTTGCGtagattaattaacttgaatcacatacccACGTTCAATATTGATTCAAAACATAAGTGCGAAACTTATGTAGAAGCGAAATTAACCAGGTCATCATTCAAAACAGTTGAAAGAGACACTGAACCCCTTGATTTAATTCACAGTGAtatttgtgatttaaaatttgttcaaacaagAGGTGGTAACAAATActttattacttttattgatgataGTACAAAGTATTGTTATGTGTACTTGCTAAAAAGCAAaggtgaggctatagagaaatttactctctataagcaagaggttgaaaatcaacttaataagaaaattaagatgataagaagtgatcgtggtggtgaatatgTAAAACCATTTAGTGAACTTTGTGCACAAAATGGAATCATTCACGAGGTAACACCACCTTATTCTCCTGAATCCAATGGAGTGGCAGAACGGAAAAATCGCACTTTAAAAGAGATGATGAATGCCATGTTATTAAGTTCTGGATTACTGCAGAACATGTGGGATGAAGCTATTTTGTCagctaattatcttttaaataagattccctgaaagaaatatcaaaagacaccatatgaattatggaaaggtagaCAACCTTCATACAAATACTTAAAAGTGTGGGGATGTCCGGCTAAGGTGATTGCACCATTGCCAAAAAGAATGAAAATAGGTCCAAAAACAGTAGATTGTATTTTCATTGGTTATGCACAAAATAGCAATGCATATCGATTTCTTGTACATGAGTCTAAAAACCCGGACATTCACAAGAATACGATAATGGAATCAAAGAATGCATCATTCTTTGAACATGTATTTCCTTGCAAAGGTAATGGACCAAGTTCTTCTAAGCGAACATCTGAAATGATGGATGATCGAGAACaagaagaggaaactgatgaaGTCCAAGTAGAGCCAAGGCGAAGCAAAAGGGCAAGGATAGAAAATTCTTTTGGATCAGATTTTCTAATTTATATGATAGAGGCAGAACCTCGAACATATAAAGAAGCTGTGAGCTCTATTGAAGGTCCTTTTTGGAAGGAAGCCATAAGGAGTGAAATTGATTCCATCCTGCAAAATCATACTTGGGAACTAGTTGACCTTCCTCCTGGATGTAAACCTTTAGGTTCCAAGtggattttcaaaagaaaaatgaaaacagATGGAACAATTGATAAGTACAAGGCCTGATTGGTAATAAAAGGTTACAAACAACAAGAAGGCTATGACTACTTTGATACTTATTCTCCGGTGACGAGAATAAATTCTATCAGGATGATTTTGGCAATTGCTGCATTGCGAAATCTAGAAGtccatcaaatggatgtaaaaactgcctttctaaatggagatcttgatgAAGAAATATACATGGAACAACCCAAGGGTTTTGTAGTTCcagggaaagaaaggaaagtttgcAAACTTGTTAAGTCActgtatggacttaagcaagcaccAAAGCAATGGCACGAAAAATTTGATAGTGTCATGATGACAAATGGATTTAAAATCAATGAGTGTGGCAAATGTGTGTATATCAAAACCACAAACGAGGGATACATCATTCTATGTTTGTATGTAGATGACatactcattgttggaagcaaccAACGAATGGTTAAATCCACCAAAACAATGTTAAACTCAAGGTTTAACATGAAGGATATGGGACTGGCTGATGTAATTTTAGGGATAAAAATTATAAGGACACCAGATGGACTCAGTTTGAGTCAGTCACACTATGTGGACAAGATACTTGACAAATTCGGTAAAGATGATTCTGGAATTTCCAGAACACCAATCGATACAAGTCAGCATCTATCCAAGAATAATGGTGAAAGTGTGTCCCAAGTAGAATATGCTAGAGTaataggaagtctaatgtacttgatgagttgtactagaccagacattgCCTATACTATAAGTACTTTGAGTCGATTCACGAGTAATCCAGGTGTTGAACACTGGAAAGCAATTGCAAGGGTACTTAGGTACTTAAGGTATACTCGTGACTATGGGCTAAACTACACCAGAGATCCAGCTGTGCTTGAAGGATACactgatgcaagttggatatctgaTATTCATAACTCAAAAGGTACTAGTAGATATGTCTTCACTCTAGGTGGTGCAGCGGTTTCATGGAAATCTTCGAAACAAACTGTAATCACTAGATCTACAATGGAATCTGAGTTTGTTGCTCTGGATAAATGTAGTGAAGAG
It includes:
- the LOC133823811 gene encoding uncharacterized protein LOC133823811, which translates into the protein MLFYLTTLNLARFLKEDPPFIGEDEIDVQTQQAIDAWKHAEFLCRNYLLNGLSDTLYGVYSVKKTAKELWNSLDHKYKAEDAGAKKFLVGQFLNFKMVDSKNVISQVQELQLIIHGIHAEGMVLSESFQVGAIIEKLPPAWKDFKNYLKHKRKEMSVEDLILRLRVEEDNQGNEKRTLNPNAAKANLMEHDRGSKGKNPKHKQGPKLGPKGGIAKKPKFQGKCFNCGKMGHKSSE